atgcaacatcatcataaatttcatacaaaccacatcgTAATAGTAAAaaggaaatttggagcactcacacacccaacactgctcaaacagtacatatataggagctgatcccctatacagctctcttaaatcaacCTCTGCTAATAAACAAAAAGCAGGGACCCAaccagtgtctctcaagccatgtctaccctgacttatccataaaggaccgagtcccagcaagtgtctctcaagccgtgtctacccatcctatccttAATCAAACTATATCACAcacacgccaacacacgcacactgcttcaaattatcacaaacaacatccatggcacttcatcaattatgaatgcaatataaaacgtgcctagcgtttaactacatagatacatatttataagtgatgcatgggcatgcttgaacatataataatatcgaaattataattaaaattaatattttactcacagacttaaccgaggTCACTACggaggctgggcggaggaggaaggctgtcccggctcacctgacaaatttcatttcaattatttaatatatttgacttaatacaagtttagaaaagaccaaagacatccTAAATCGTGCCGAAAACccggcagaatctcccctatacctaggacctacccaatctgcaaaatggttcaaaataCAGTTTTATATTCACAAGCCACACATCcaaaactcaatcacatcacatggccccttctgggcccatccaaacagtcaacaactacaatttaaaattttacaatttagtccctataattaccccttttgcaaaaactacccatttgagctccaaaaattctaaaactttacccCGCGGTCTTTAgtaatattatagagctaacgcaaaaggaattatatttttctaatctatcacaaatattttatagatttttaattgaaatcaggcactagataattaagaaaaatgatggTTCGGGTTTagctatgccaattctgaccctGGAGACGTGTCCAGAACATCTGAAAAtgatggggtagcctataacctcgacccaattcggagacttttttgaTAGCCTGTCTGCCCGGCCTGAAATTGTAAACTCaagcaactgttgaatttccgcgaattgaaggtacctatgcgaagctcacaacacggggtttagtatatattttttacagaattttctaagctcatttaatgctcgaaaaaatactgtgaagtctcgcgggacccaccgaaaaacggtgtcagaaaaatttgaaatgagtatagccacgaagctctcgacgagtagagcactctggtactctcggatttttggtggggtttacggttttcgagaaatctagcccgaaagtcaaaatgggctaaaactttccggacaaaaattaGGCAAACCGCTCTATGAAATTTGGTGTTcttggtatctatggaaagctctcgaggtgtataaGTGTTTTGAGACAAGACTCGGTCCGATTGATGGCCGAAATTTGGTTGGGAAGATAAAACGGGGCGTTACGTACGTAAGCGTCTTTGGGCGCATTTTTTCGGCGCTTCAGGCAGCGACCGAGAGGGGGAAGGGCGCTAGAGgtgcgccggcgagctggggaggCTGGGGTTGTAGCTGGTCGGCGAGAGGtgaagggaggagagagaaaacgctaGAGAGAGGGAGAGTGTCGTGGGCGtgcgaagaagaagaaagaaaaagaaaatgggccGGTCCAATTCGACCGGTTCGATCCAATCCAGTTCAATTCAGCCGATTCAATTCAAGTtatccaaaattaaatttttactttacCCTGGGACCAAAAAAGAGgtctaaaaatttcgaaaaaaatttcataaaactcagaaaaattcgtagagtctaaatatatttttagttttgtcacgtaatctttaaataaatttttaaaaatcatcaaatttctatatttttagaaaatcaaatccgattttaaaaattcgaaaaatttcaaataattttttaaaatttaaataaaataaaatattaatatctactcataaaataattaatttaaaaattaggggcgtTACATTAACCAAAGTTATTTGTTTGATGTAGAACAATTTTtgtcatttaaataataaaacgTGGAGCTGTAGAGTGTATTTTTGAAATTATCTCTTTTAATCCTTCTCAATTCTCGTTTCTAACCAGCTTTTAATCCTCCGTATTTAAAATATTGAAGAATTTATCATGAATAAGATTTTAAATCATAGATTATTGAATACTATTTCAATGCTTGATTGTACAAATTATTATAACAGCTTTTAGTTACTTTTAATAAACtttttatatgtaataataaCTCAAAGTTATAATAATAAAAGCAAAATTAAATGCCTTTTCTTTATTATGGCTAAAAGTAAATAATTAAAAACCTTTTATACTTTTTTCGTGAATTATCTTTTAGGaaggattaaaaaaaaataaattaggtaaCTTAATTGGTCTTCCTCTCCCTATAAGATACAAAAAATAAACATATCTTCAACTCAAatcacatatttatttattttaaaattatttactaTTATAATGAGAAAAAGAAATGACTATTTTTTACTGTGTAATCCATCAATTCTACCTTTCTTAGAGATCTTTGGTTTGATTTATAAGCCAATTTATAGATAGAAAGTCATAAATATAttagtgtttaatttaatttataaattaaaaaaattacttaaaataaatcTAAAGTCACAAGTAAAGGTATTTTACTTatgatttatctatttatttaaaatttactttttGACAAAGTTAAAAATTACATTatcctaataattttaaaaaatatcaatattactctATTTTAAtagttaaaacatttaattatatattctttTTGGTAATTTGATGAATGAAATTACTTTTAAGCACATTTTAACtaaacatataaattatttaaagttatttttaagtaattttattaaataattatttatttatttttaatttgatttataaattaaaaagtatatttttaaataaaaattaaaaataagtagctaatgaaattaaaaaaataataataatgaatccCAAAAAGTCTAAGGGAACCACATAATATTTGTAGGGACATAGACACTAGCTCATCATGAAGGAGCATTCAGCATCAACCTTGCAATCTAAATATCATTAAAGTAAATAAAGAGAGTCCATTTTCAcccagaaaagaaaagaaaaagaaaaagattgcCTCATTGATTTGTCATCTTGTGGATTCCTTCAATTGTTTTTCGGTGTGAGAATCTGCTCTGCATTCACACTAACCAACAAATCATGTTAATTGAGGCTTTCATCATTAGTGTAGTGTGTAGAACTAGAAGATTGTTCATTGATAAAGCTAAAAGATTATACACTGAGGCCCTTTGAAATGCAACAGAACAAGTTCTGTGCAGCTTCAGCTTCTTGTACAAGATTATGCTTTTCCATGATTATGGGTCTCATGTCTCGACCATCATTCAAAGATGCCAAGTACTTTACTCTTTACTAAGGCCTCTTcaggggatttttttttttttaaactttttttcCCCGCTACTGTTAATAAGGTGAAGAAGATGACAGTGTACACCTAATCGTTCAGTTACTCAAAACCGTACTGTCCCATCAGGCAAATAATAAAAATGGTGACCTTAAGAAAAATAATCTCCCGTTTAGATACTGTCTCACATGTTTCTGCAGGAGCATTGGAAGCACTAGTTGGGCTGGCTCAGACGTTTGGAGCTGCAAGTGATATCAAATAACAAATCAGTGCAACACTTCATTGATAACTCTTcaacaattttctttcttttcattcCCACAGTGAATTAGGAAGACATAGCAAGTTAGGATAGGTCATGTCCTCAACTCTTTCCACTATTGCACCTGGGTGTCAATAGTCACCCTCATAAATAGAAACAATGAAATACAGCACGAGTACATGACCACGaccaaaaaaaaagtaaaaaagtgaaaaattatttgaataatccATACAaacaatgtaataaaaaaaaacattGCAGGATATGATCAAGTTAAACATAAAACGGCTGATCTCATTCTCTGCATATTTTAATGGACATCTAGAGGCCAATGCACTCCAGTATCCATAGTTGTAGGTTCATAAAGCAAAACTTCCATTAACAAGCAAAAACTGAGGCCCCTGGGACCCTGAAGAACTAATAGAAGGGAATTCCTCAGCAGCTGCAATTGCCATTGCATCCACAACATACTTGGGCGAATTTCTCTCCCTATACAAGTATACCCCGGTACAAATTCATTGCGATATTAACATTTTACATGACTTTGTTCCTGGAAGGGGTTTatttggaaaagagaaaaaaaaaaaataaacaaagatTGGCAAGAGCACCTGCTACTGATAAGAAAACAAAATCTACAGCAGTGTAGAATGGTGTTTAGATGTCCCCATAATGATTCTTCTACATGAATGTTGAAttaattgctgaaaattaaatgCTTTTAAGTATGTACAGGACACATAATTTCTACCTTAAACCCCATTTCATATGCCAGATGTTTGAGATAATTCGTTGTCTCAAATCTGGCCACCAATGAATTCTTCTTTCTGCAATGTCTCGAGGGGCTGCGCATATCTCAACATTTAAAACTTTCCTCTCATTGGATTGTCTTTATAAGCTTGCACTTAGAAATGAACATGCTATCCATGTAATTTAGGCTACACAGCTTCAAAAGCTCTGCAGATTGCTGCTTCAAGACAGGATTACAACCACTCTGAATCACAAGCAGGAGCTTTGCTGCAAGGCCCACATTCACAGCAAGTGATGGGCATTCCTCAGGAGCAAGTTTGCATACGGAACATAAAATTGACAATGCATATTGAGTACAAATCTCCGGAACTCCCATCAATAACTGTGACATGTTCAATATTGTGTTTGGAGAGTCCTTCAATGCCACTCGTCCCTGAGGTAGAGAAGATAATGAATCCAATATGAATAGTGCCAATTCCAAACAATCAGGATCCAAGGAAGGTAACAGCTCAACCAACTGAGGAACAGCTCCAATGGTCACAATCAAGCTCCTTACTTCCTCATGTAAGCATATTGATCTGAGGAGGCTGAGCCCTGGCAAGATACCATTGGTGTGCCTCTTACCCTTCACCAGCCTCATCAACCCAACCAACAGACTATGACTTGAGATAAGTTCTGTGCGAAAATCCTTCTCTTCCATCAATTTCTCAATCAATCTAGTACAATTGATCCTCGTCTCAATTGAACCTTCATTTAATATGTCCACCATTAACGAAATCTTTGCAGGTTGCATCAAATCGGACTTGGCCTCTGAATCAAGTGTCAAATTCATAAGAATCCCAATTACCTCAGAACCAACGGCATGGCTTGTGAATGGACCTAGTAAAGATGAAATCACTGCAACCCCACCTTCATCTACCACAGTTTTCCTAGCAGTAGCATGAGCTGCTACAACTTGGTGCAGCTCCTTCAGTGCCTGAACCCTAGTTTGACCCTTCACTTTCTTCAGTGACTCAATAAGTTCTGCTGCCCTTCCCTGTACATCTTCTGCTCTCTTCCTCGCTAGCAAATACTTCTGTGAAAACCAAGAGTAAATCAAGTGATAAAGAGTTTTATTTGGCGTAACTGAATCATCCCACAGTTCTTGCATTGTGGTAGGGCAGGTATAGTGCCCCAAACTGAACCATTTGAGAATATTGGGTCTCTCATAGGTTTGGCCCGTGCAAAGAGTAACAGGGTCTTGCATTGGCTCAAGGGATATCGGACATACAAATACTGAAGGAACTTCTGATAAATCAAGCTCCTCAATCATCTTCTTCAGGTCCAATTTCTCGCCAACACCAGCACCAATAACCCCACCACCAACACCACCCAGAACTCCATCTTTCACTGCAGTGTCTAAATCTAAAACTTGGCCATCAAACCCAGCAATGCCATCCCTCTTAGAGGGCTGAAACATTGGCATTTTTtgaaaaacctgcaaagaaaaacCTAAACCCACCAACAACACAAACACAATAACAAAAAGGGAAAAAAGAATCCCTCCAAATCACTGCAATGACAAGCACCCTTCATGGCACATTACATCTAGGTTGCACATGAAATGTGCGAAAAGGATGAAATAAAGGGGAAAGAAAGAATGGAGTTCTCTGTCATTGACAATCACAAGCAACAAACAAAATTCTTCCTTTATTGCCCACAAATATGCATCACCTTCCCCTCCTGTTGCTTTCCCTTTGCTTTAAGCAATGCCTTTCTACGGTCAAAAAACTCATTGGTATCATAATAACACAAACAATAGACatataatcaagctgctctcacTTTGTTGTTCAAGCTTCAAAAGGGTCAAATCATGAACACctaaaacagaaaaaaaaaattaataaaataaaagagacaCCCAAAAAGTAACCAAAACAACTATAATTATACAATAAATCaagtaaaaaaaaatctaacaaaTGGATAAGAATAAGAGAGAGAAAAACAGAGATCCAGATCAAAAGAACAGGAAAATCATGAGTAAACATCAGAGGAAGCATACCAGTGgagtgagagagggagagagtgaaGCAGAGTGAGAAAGAGAAAGCGAAAAGCAATGTCCAGCAAAGCCTTCCCTAGTTCTCCTCTTCTTTTGGGGCAAGTGTTTAATGAGAGAGAGAGCTTTTCacggaaaataataaaaatggaaaataaaagaATTACTCCTTTTTGATTTTGAGATGAGTGCGACCGGGAAGGAACCGCTGCAACCGGTGAATCAGCCCCTCACCGCGCGCACTACACGTGCAGTCTTGTCATATCTCGCCGTAATCTCTCGCTTCTCTGTCTAATGACTTCCGTATTGCATTTTAGATAAACTGCCATTTAATCGTAAAAGAAATTGACCATTTAacctttatattttaaaaaatatattattaaatttttattttatattttattaaattatttaatttttttaattttttttattaataatactaACCAAACTACTTATTCaatctatttattttaataaaattattaattaacttctatattttagaaaaaatatataatttaactctattaattatattattatataattattttttagttaattacaaaaaaattttgaattttatgattttttgtaattaaatcataaaatttatataattatcaattaaatttttatatttaattaatgtcTTAAATTGACCTAATCATcaataaatagttaatatatttaataaaaatttcacgTCAATTGTCGTATTATTGTTAAAAAAGTCACATAGAAAATCTCAAATCAAGTTTAATTaccaaaaaaattcataaaattttctaatttttacaattaaattctaaaatttatataattatcaattaaacacTTATGTTTGATTAATGTCTCAAATTGACTCGATTATCAATAAATCATTAGTACATggtgcttgataagtaattgtaatagcttttattttgattattttagttgaaaGTTATACTTTATAAGTTTATTGATAACTGATAttaataattacttaatttatgagaataattatttttttagtgaTTTGATCCACTTTACAATAGTAAAAAAAATAAGTTACTTACATATTTACTTGAATAAAAAAATGTTCTTAAAGAGAAAGTTATAGAGTTTGAtgagatttataataaaattattaaaaaatagatacaactcaataaaaaatataatcaaaATGATACATTAATTAATGATATGTAAAGTAGAgttaaaatattgataaaaactaaatgaaaaaaattatttaattaatttaaaaataaaatttaagtttaaattaaatagcataaattaaaattcattaattcaaaaataaaaaaaaatgtaaagccaaattaataaaaaaaagtcaAATAATTAATTGATTGATAATTAATCAATATCAACCGTTgtctataaaattatttaaagaaaacattgaaaacttatttaatatattattgaatttacttttgaaaatataattttgttagaaatattaattAGTAGATAtaaaagttaatttaaaattaaatttattatatctaataataaaaaaaataaaagttactaattattttttaaactaataaaaaaaactttttcGGAAAATTACTGTTTTTGTCTCTGACCTTTAGTTGGGCCCACCTTGAGATGTCGTTTTGTTATATTATATAAAGTGCCAGCTAAGCCTTTTGTTTTTTACCAAAacctttatttattattattattattattttgctttGACTACAGGCATCGGCTGCCTATTGGCTTTATCTAGTCTTTTGCTGCTTTGACCGGTGGCTTCGTTTTGTTTGCCCTACCttcttataaaatatattaacagcactaaaaaaaatatattttatttcgtACAAAAATATGAATTCGTCTtaagaaataaattttatataattataaaaattaatatatatatatattaagggtACTTAATAATTTCTTGTTTATTTTGCTCTCCTATTTGAGTCACTTTAGCACTTCCCAGCCAATCATATACTGCCACCTGGCTTCACTGAGCCTTAAGTTTTTCTAAATTAAACtgtgaatttttttatttatattttatttattatttatatattaaatatataaatcttatatatttattttttaaatttataatatattataatatatttaaatataaatatttaatttaataattaataaatttattttcatataagaaattgatttaaaaaaattCACCGTCGACTCCTCCATTTAATGTAAAAAATATTCATAGTACAGAAAATCAACTGCGACAGTAACACATTCCTACCTATCTAAAGTTGAAAACATAAATGCACAaagctaaaattaattaaatcatgtttGATAttgaattttaaagtttaaaattattttttaaataaaaatattattttaactgttattaaaaaaataatttgtaaaaagttattttgttattttaatgtttttataattaaatttgatcaaatttaatttttaattattttttaatattttctaactaatatatctaaaaaaataattttctcaatatCAGTTTCAACAGTAATATCAAAGAGGCCTACAACTCATAAATAACACGtttttctccaatttcttcatTTAATTGCAAAGAAAACAAACTCTACTCCTTCAATTTCACAAATCAGTGTAACAATAAGGAAGCATTCAAATGCATACTACTAGTGGAGTTTTTAGTACACTTGGCCATAAATCGGTTCTGGGTTGGAATCGCTAATTTTatggtttgatttaatttaatttgaaataattttgatttaaaaagTTTGATACAATTCCAATCAGATTAATGATTCGACCCAATTATAATGTAAAAAATTAAAGGgacttaatataattaaaattaataatatagacCGACAATGTTAAGGTATTTGGTTCAAAATTAATAATAAGTCGACCACAAGGCACGTTTTTGATAAAATTTAACTCACAAATCTTAAAATGTCAAAACAAAAAATCAGGTGATAATTTTTATATGTTCCTCGCCATGTTATTTGTATAAAACATTGTTTTTTTCAATCAATTTataattgtaatattaaaaaatttagaatttttgGGCTCTCTGAAgcccaaaacaaaacaaagcctcCTTCTATGTGCTTGTTGGGTTATTGTTAGCCTAATTAATAATGGCTTATCGTAATTAATAATTGAAGCTCattgtatttcataaaatataatttatatataaaaaatattttttatgaaaaataaaaaaatattttttatgaaaaataaaaaaatattttttattatttaattgtaatattaaattaatagtatatatttatttcatatatgcATAAGTGTTTTCACATTTTcacaaaattatcaaagtttataatgtaacgccctcattttacgtagtccgtacattcgactactccggTGATCTAACGTCTGTCCggacaagttaggatgtctgaaattacacttcagtgataataaataggcataaaatgatgaaataaataaaaagaaaatacaagaaaaattaaagaaaaataaaagagaaaaagtgaaactaagttaaataagccggcacCGAAGCGAAGGGTGACCTCACcgagaagttacggcgcaggcaataatcgaccccaggactgcaggggaccctcagaaataatttttgagacataattaaaggccaaatgaggtgtaattgacattagaaatgtcaaagaaaattaataaattagtacaaagaaaaatgaaaaatcaagaaactgataaaaattggtgttacaaaaaatcaggaatgcaacccgaagaggggcattttggtcatttgacacctaaagttgacttagacctcaatgtccattaaaaataagtgatattacactttgaaaatataatgaaaaataaaaatgtggtacataatataaatagtgaaagtaatgaggcaaatttacaaatttagtaactttaattaaataagtcattttctaaagttagtgctccacttacaCACATTGTGGGACACCTAT
This sequence is a window from Hevea brasiliensis isolate MT/VB/25A 57/8 chromosome 10, ASM3005281v1, whole genome shotgun sequence. Protein-coding genes within it:
- the LOC131169308 gene encoding U-box domain-containing protein 30-like codes for the protein MPMFQPSKRDGIAGFDGQVLDLDTAVKDGVLGGVGGGVIGAGVGEKLDLKKMIEELDLSEVPSVFVCPISLEPMQDPVTLCTGQTYERPNILKWFSLGHYTCPTTMQELWDDSVTPNKTLYHLIYSWFSQKYLLARKRAEDVQGRAAELIESLKKVKGQTRVQALKELHQVVAAHATARKTVVDEGGVAVISSLLGPFTSHAVGSEVIGILMNLTLDSEAKSDLMQPAKISLMVDILNEGSIETRINCTRLIEKLMEEKDFRTELISSHSLLVGLMRLVKGKRHTNGILPGLSLLRSICLHEEVRSLIVTIGAVPQLVELLPSLDPDCLELALFILDSLSSLPQGRVALKDSPNTILNMSQLLMGVPEICTQYALSILCSVCKLAPEECPSLAVNVGLAAKLLLVIQSGCNPVLKQQSAELLKLCSLNYMDSMFISKCKLIKTIQ